The following proteins come from a genomic window of Solea solea chromosome 3, fSolSol10.1, whole genome shotgun sequence:
- the LOC131456360 gene encoding uncharacterized protein LOC131456360: MKMWSRLFFLVLAVPSFCGGQEESARSPQNQTGEDIGVNMATVSSHKPESNAINQTLQSPKSSKFVNTTSLPAENNTVSNTTEEGVGSETPSPVDATASVSGGTTESAATDITMVSTATQGTSSNPVIPGETSSSSWGYVIMVLIIMVIIALCVILLCLRRASRTYSFDLHRTEPIISQFSEPTGTFGPVYVDDLDRPKDPVITTDLSLHSITNGTSAKSDGEVTRENAAAESPREQSDSNGPETSPVRNSSPSPGADDPADRAPPLSQSSTNLFLNDAVEPQQNENNNNPSISSCDPFVEINLDEPAWCDQLLRSPKASSSVLPFSTFSFSSSSSSSSSSSS, from the exons ATGAAGATGTGGAGTCGCCTCTTCTTCCTCG TTCTAGCTGTTCCATCGTTTTGTGGAGGACAAGAAGAATCTGCTAGGTCACCGCAGAACCAGACTGGAGAAG ACATCGGTGTTAACATGGCGACGGTGTCTTCACATAAACCTGAAAGCAACGCTATAAACCAGACGCTGCAATCTCCTAAATCCTCCAAGTTTGTGAACACAACATCTTTACCGGCTGAGAACAACACG GTGTCTAACACGACAGAAGAAGGTGTGGGCAGCGAGACGCCGTCACCAGTGGACGCCACGGCCAGTGTGTCAGGCGGCACGACGGAAAGTGCTGCCACTGACATAACCATGGTTTCTACGGCAACGCAAGGCACCTCGTCAAACCCAG tAATACCTGGAGAGACGAGCAGTTCATCTTGGG GTTACGTGATCATGGTGTTGATCATTATGGTCATCATTGCGCTGTGTGTAATCCTTCTCTGTCTCAGGAGAGCGTCCAGG ACGTACTCGTTTGACCTTCACCGCACAGAACCCATTATCAGCCAGTTCTCTGAACCCACCGGCACCTTCGGACCTGTCTACGTGGACGATCTCg ACCGACCGAAGGATCCAGTGATCACCACTGACCTTTCACTTCATTCGATCACCAACGGTACAAGTGCAAAGTCAGACGGAGAAGTGACGAGAGAGAACGCTGCTGCTGAAT CACCACGCGAGCAGTCAGATTCAAACGGTCCGGAGACGTCACCCGTCAGGAACAGCAGCCCATCGCCGGGCGCAGACGACCCCGCCGACCGGGCGCCTCCTCtgtcacagagcagcacaaaCCTGTTCCTCAACGACGCAGTGGAGCCGCAGCAGAacgagaacaacaacaacccat CGATTAGCTCCTGTGACCCATTTGTGGAAATAAACCTGGATGAGCCGGCATGGTGTGATCAGCTCCTCAGGTCTCCCAAagcgtcctcctctgtcctcccttTCTCTACTTTCTCcttctcgtcctcctcctcttcttcttcttcctcttcttcttaa